A stretch of the Eretmochelys imbricata isolate rEreImb1 chromosome 15, rEreImb1.hap1, whole genome shotgun sequence genome encodes the following:
- the LOC144275795 gene encoding uncharacterized protein LOC144275795 has product MEYKERSPHPSHVTSHFRAHAGEKPHKCPTCEKEFGRRAHLIQHQQVHTGERPYSCPECGKSFSRSSKLMEHQRLHTGERPYKCSECQKSFSQSSRLIKHQRIHTGERPFKCTRCEKSFAESTSMLQHYRVHTGERPYTCSYCQQSFSRGSRLAEHQRVHTGKKPHQCGECGKSFGNRSTLTTHYRTHTSERPFTCSECEKSFKQGSALIAHRRSHTGERPFTCTECGKSFALSSHLIKHQRIHTGERPFQCPECERSFVRNSHLTEHRRIHTGERPYQCPECKRSFRRSSRLIEHQRIHTGERPYKCPQCEKSFSRSSALSEHRLRVHTEEGAVEEDSPSDQPNAPRSDPGRERRYQCGKCERSFFRRSHFVEHRRVHTGERPFKCPECKRGFRSSTTLTKHSRTHTGEKPYKCSACEKCFVHCSKLMAHQRSHTSEKPFKCNECEKSFTQKSGLIDHQRIHTGEKPYRCPTCEKSFSRSSTLIQHQKIHMIDKPYKCPECERGFRRHAHLRKHQKTHAP; this is encoded by the coding sequence ATGGAATACAAGGAACGCTCTCCTCACCCGTCGCATGTAACCTCTCACTTCAGAGCCCATGCTGGGGAGAAACCCCATAAGTGCCCCACCTGCGAGAAGGAATTCGGCCGGCGTGCACACCTTAttcagcatcagcaagtgcacaCGGGTGAGAGACCCTACAGCTGCCccgagtgcgggaagagcttcagtcGGAGCTCAAAGCTTATGGAACACCAAAGACTCCACACGGGGGAGAGACCCTACAAATGCTCTGAGTGCCAGAaaagcttcagccagagctccagACTGATCAAACACCAGAGAATTCACACGGGGGAGAGGCCCTTCAAGTGCACCAGGTGTGAGAAGAGCTTTGCAGAGAGCACGAGCATGCTGCAGCATTACAGAGTCCACACCGGAGAGAGGCCCTATACATGCAGCTACTGCCAGCAGAGCTTCAGCCGAGGCTCGCGGCTGGCGGAGCACCAGAGGGTCCACACTGGGAAAAAGCCCCATCAGTGCGgcgagtgcgggaagagctttgGGAACCGCTCAACCCTCACCACCCACTACAGGACCCACACGAGCGAGAGGCCTTTCACGTGCAGCGAGTGTGAGAAGAGCTTCAAGCAGGGCTCGGCGCTGATCGCGCATCGGAGGAGTCACACCGGAGAGAGGCCCTTTACATGCAcagagtgtgggaaaagctttgctCTGAGCTCACACCTGATCaagcaccagagaatccacacaggggagcgACCCTTCCAGTGCCCAGAGTGTGAGAGGAGCTTCGTGCGGAACTCACACCTCACCGAGCATCGGcggatccacacaggggagagaccctACCAGTGTCCTGAATGCAAGAGGAGCTTCCGCCGCAGCTCCCGGCTCATTGAGcaccagaggatccacacaggagagagaccctacaaaTGTCCCCAGTGCGAGAAGAGCTTCAGCCGCAGCTCGGCCCTCAGCGAGCACCGCCTCCGAGTCCATACGGAGGAGGGCGCTGTGGAGGAGGACAGCCCCTCTGATCAGCCAAACGCCCCCAGGAGCGACCCTGGAAGGGAAAGACGCTACCAGTGCGGCAAATGCGAGAGAAGCTTCTTTCGGAGATCCCATTTTGTTGAACACCGCagagtccacacaggagagaggcccttTAAGTGTCCCGAGTGCAAGAGAGGCTTCCGCTCCAGCACAACCCTTACCAAACACTCCAGAACCCATACAGGGGAAAAGCCTTACAAGTGTTCCGCATGTGAGAAATGCTTTGTCCACTGCTCCAAGCTGATGGCGCATCAGAGGAGCCACACCTCAGAGAAACCCTTTAAATGCAATGAGTGCGAGAAAAGCTTCACTCAGAAGTCGGGTCTCATAGATCATCaaagaatccacacgggagaaaaACCTTATCGATGTCCCACCTGTGAGAAAAGCTTCAGCAGGAGCTCGACGCTCATTCagcatcagaaaatccacatgaTAGACAAACCCTATAAGTGTCCTGAGTGTGAGAGAGGCTTTAGACGACACGCGCATCTGAGAAAACATCAGAAAACCCACGCACCATAG